The proteins below come from a single Pichia kudriavzevii chromosome 2, complete sequence genomic window:
- a CDS encoding uncharacterized protein (PKUD0B02580; similar to Saccharomyces cerevisiae YNL246W (VPS75); ancestral locus Anc_1.116) encodes MVKPEVSVDKDVEESMLALKNLEVVIQEAEAQVEKFKNNLFKPIYDKRREYIKKIPKFWYVVLVENEDFQEYVRVEDMKYIESISDIYVEYWDKTPTTQKINIPKKGFRITVQFDSSHATDYKIKSQTITKDFEWILDQEDGVRKLISTAAEIEWPQELQSINPQIIKQFAKDEGRSLTADEKKRYRQGMRSFFAFWGWTGRKAGKEFRSGEELATLIADTIFPIALDFYTMASVNDVQDGDSEDQISGEELDLSETEDPSEPMYKKQKI; translated from the coding sequence ATGGTTAAACCTGAGGTATCTGTTGATAAGGATGTTGAGGAATCAATGCTAGCCCTAAAAAACTTGGAAGTTGTAATTCAAGAAGCAGAAGCGCaagttgagaaattcaaaaacaactTATTTAAGCCAATATATGACAAAAGAAGAGAGTAcattaaaaaaataccTAAATTTTGGTACGTTGTACTTGTAGAGAACGAGGATTTCCAAGAATACGTTAGAGTTGAAGATATGAAATACATTGAATCCATATCTGATATTTATGTTGAATATTGGGACAAAACACCAACTACccaaaaaatcaatattccTAAGAAGGGTTTCAGAATAACAGTTCAATTTGATTCTTCTCACGCAACAGACTACAAAATCAAGTCGCAGACTATAACAAAGGATTTTGAGTGGATTTTAGATCAAGAAGACGGAGTACGTAAATTAATTTCAACGGCAGCTGAAATTGAATGGCCGCAAGAGTTGCAATCCATAAATCCACAGATTATTAAGCAATTCGCTAAGGATGAAGGCAGATCGTTAACAGctgatgaaaagaaaaggtaCAGACAGGGTATGAGGTCATTCTTTGCCTTTTGGGGGTGGACAGGTCGCAAAGCTGGTAAAGAATTTAGAAGCGGAGAGGAATTGGCAACCCTAATTGCAGACACAATATTCCCTATAGCATTAGATTTTTATACCATGGCATCTGTCAATGATGTTCAAGATGGCGATAGTGAAGATCAAATTAGTGGTGAGGAGTTGGATCTAAGTGAAACTGAAGATCCCAGTGAGCCAATGTataaaaagcaaaaaatataa
- a CDS encoding uncharacterized protein (PKUD0B02590; similar to Saccharomyces cerevisiae YPR003C; ancestral locus Anc_8.99): protein MYVNEMLGKSPSPRKNGKGLGSVPKPTERHRESGENTPLMKRLGSTDRYRTFRYDTDTEESSIHDDSRSESVSSSFNFLTSTPRTVPYQVSSDVSLKRKICYYIPCYSWIKEYKLEYFGYDLLAGWTLASYQIPLSMSFATAVAHVPTSSGLLGLTIGPMVYSLLGTVPQMIVGPEAAVSMIIGQCIERTTKHDPSIDPVDVLCNLTFLSGLILFTFGILRFGFLDNVLCGTLLKGFITAIGLSMILNSCIAILGLEEIMENLPPTVHVHSAIEKFLFLVHYWREYHRITAIVGILSFLNLLFLGFLKKKLIKKKFKKVSYFPEILFTIILFTIFSYALDFEGKEVSVIGEVSLDNLKLKNPFSSVNRAHWGELFPIAFACAILGFFETSTAGKSLSSTLETPVSSNRELVSLGVVGSAVSLFGALPAFGGYSRSKLNAVLGAKSPVSGLCMGLTTLFVTFKMLNSVYYLPICVLNSVIAVVGWKMIEETPSEIKFHIRTRGINELVTFVVTLLASLYYSIEIGVALGCFYSLMRVLKHSTQSRVQILTRVAGTDTFVNPDARDTSTESFPRKIDNYVVPGYKEFRRQSIIGYQSLANVVEGASSEQNAEYSLSNTELKNSDIFPKLEDREGCIIVKIAEPLTFFNANDMRARLKRIELYGSTAQHPGAKSIRKELRHIVFDLHGMTSIDSSATKTFYELIEGYHRRGINVFFTRLFKSNHLFKLLKDSGIQELLSEVDGEEFGIHQTRRPYYDSILDALKAIDKIDATCDWETHSIYSTIGID, encoded by the coding sequence ATGTACGTCAATGAAATGCTAGGCAaatctccttctccaagaaaaaatggaaaaggTCTGGGATCAGTTCCGAAACCAACGGAAAGGCACCGGGAGTCAGGAGAAAATACCCCGCTGATGAAAAGGTTAGGTTCTACAGATAGATATAGGACATTTCGATACGATACAGACACTGAGGAAAGTAGTATTCATGATGACTCCCGGTCAGAATCAGTATCatcttccttcaattttctGACTTCTACTCCTAGGACTGTTCCTTACCAGGTTTCCAGTGATGTATCGTTAAAGAGGAAAATTTGTTATTATATTCCCTGCTATAGCTGGATTAAGGAATACAAACTCGAATATTTTGGTTATGACTTACTGGCTGGGTGGACGTTAGCTTCTTACCAGATACCTCTATCAATGTCATTTGCCACTGCTGTGGCACATGTTCCCACTTCATCTGGTCTATTGGGACTAACTATCGGTCCAATGGTATATTCCCTTTTGGGAACTGTTCCTCAAATGATTGTGGGTCCCGAGGCCGCCGTTTCAATGATTATAGGACAGTGCATTGAACGAACAACAAAACATGATCCATCAATTGACCCTGTGGATGTTTTGTGTAACTTAACTTTTCTTTCGGGTCTGATTCTATTTACGTTTGGAATATTGAGATTCGGATTTCTTGATAATGTTTTATGTGGAACACTACTCAAAGGATTCATAACAGCCATTGGACTTTCTATGATTTTAAACTCTTGTATTGCTATATTGGGCTTAGAGGAAATAATGGAAAATTTACCTCCCACTGTTCATGTCCACTCTGCCATTGAAaagtttctgtttttaGTCCATTATTGGAGAGAATACCATAGAATAACAGCCATTGTAGGTATACTTTCCTTTCTAAATTTACTTTTTTTGGgctttttgaaaaaaaagctgatcaaaaagaaatttaaGAAAGTTTCATACTTTCCAGAAATATTATTCActattattttgtttacAATTTTTTCCTATGCTCTTGACTTTGAAGGTAAAGAAGTGTCTGTGATTGGTGAAGTCTCCTTagataatttgaaattgaagaatccaTTCTCTTCAGTAAATAGAGCTCATTGGGGGGAGCTATTTCCCATTGCATTTGCTTGTGCGATCCTCGGGTTTTTTGAGACGTCCACTGCAGGTAAGTCTTTGAGCTCCACACTTGAAACGCCGGTCTCTTCAAATAGAGAATTGGTTTCATTAGGGGTTGTGGGTAGTGCTGTTTCATTGTTTGGTGCGCTGCCTGCATTTGGTGGTTATTCTAGATCAAAGCTGAATGCAGTGCTTGGTGCCAAGTCTCCAGTATCTGGCTTATGCATGGGACTAACAACCCTTTTTGTTACTTTCAAGATGTTGAACAGCGTGTACTATTTACCAATATGCGTTTTAAATTCTGTTATTGCAGTTGTTGGTTGGAAAATGATTGAGGAAACTCCAAGTGAAATAAAATTTCATATACGTACAAGAGGTATCAACGAATTGGTTACATTTGTGGTCACACTATTAGCTTCCTTGTACTACTCTATCGAGATTGGTGTTGCACTAGGGTGTTTCTACTCATTGATGAGGGTTTTGAAGCATTCCACACAATCACGAGTTCAAATTTTAACAAGAGTAGCTGGTACTGATACTTTTGTTAATCCTGATGCAAGAGATACAAGCACCGAATCTTTTCCTAGGAAAATCGACAACTACGTTGTTCCCGGCTATAAAGAGTTTCGTCGCCAATCCATTATTGGATATCAGTCTTTGGCCAATGTAGTAGAAGGGGCGTCTTCTGAACAAAATGCGGAGTATTCCCTATCCAACACAGAACTAAAAAATTCCGATATTTTTCCTAAGTTAGAAGATCGTGAAGGTTGTATTATTGTCAAAATAGCAGAACCCTTAACTTTCTTTAACGCTAATGATATGAGGGCaagattgaaaagaatTGAATTGTACGGATCAACAGCTCAACATCCTGGTGCTAAGTCAATTAGAAAAGAATTGAGACACATTGTTTTCGATTTACACGGAATGACGAGTATCGATTCATCCGCCACAAAGACTTTCTACGAATTAATTGAAGGGTATCACAGGAGAGGCATAAATGTCTTTTTTACCAGACTTTTCAAAAGTAACCACTTGTTCAAGTTGCTCAAAGATTCAGGTATTCAAGAATTGCTGTCCGAAGTTGATGGTGAGGAATTTGGTATTCACCAAACTAGAAGACCATATTACGATAGTATATTAGATGCATTAAAGGCAATAGATAAAATTGACGCCACATGTGATTGGGAGACGCATTCGATTTACTCCACTATTGGAATAGATTAA
- a CDS encoding uncharacterized protein (PKUD0B02600; similar to Saccharomyces cerevisiae YNL144C (YNL144C) and YHR131C (YHR131C); ancestral locus Anc_2.113), translated as MEMEQTDPGLAMLLLLEPFPVEPPDYELTLPRVNRPTYTDFKPYNEKLPSYSPTVYKLGVLYRKMEWTSPFEMAQQRTWKPYIFELNNTQLNIYRYPAEADDSILTKFDPPSSFSSNNSYSLLHPYHYHHLMLKKLQHQVAPTALASNDDDVIYSYNEDNFRSIMTTKTDLKALKYFKSINALESTNIVRSYSLQYGKIGLSIDYKKKPHVFRCRFESEQFLIDFPNAEGMVEWYNAINLGIDNSLDLNRREMPTHRTVPRRRRRKVQQMNHPHFSSARNIALGLGFATPGMLSDSNSSSGKSSTSSSGKSKKELKGLFKGKSIDSIFKLGKWQKFDSKSRPASSNSNNNQLITSHRNMNKIGSDHSHESSPSAHVNTGSFKAFPSSGRSNASGSPERYNREGLPIDDDGFEIVEEYDDEFIDDDEDEFVVDDGTNGRSNTQDDLDSSIEDTDQEDNEELIDENFDGNIGFLINKFQEGKPSLSALDTPSFSLNSISSCTASGITSMNTGSSKQLCKLRTYREYIAKPSPLSVRAQTYPAQRKIIRDSIRCMVPLTENERWIGKFLLLDYDWKYKPQSKEDVDHHFQSIEVLTHVSDVGSKYKHKFRRPLQEWIVTPSGLLPYINPSAFH; from the coding sequence atggaaatggaacAAACAGATCCTGGCTTGGCCATGCTTCTTCTCCTAGAACCATTTCCTGTTGAACCACCAGACTACGAGTTGACACTTCCAAGGGTTAACAGACCCACATACACTGATTTTAAGCCGTACAATGAAAAGCTACCCTCTTATTCCCCTACTGTTTACAAACTTGGAGTATTGTATCGAAAAATGGAATGGACTTCTCCATTTGAAATGGCGCAACAAAGAACATGGAAACCATACATCTTTGAGTTGAATAATACACAACTGAATATTTATAGATATCCCGCAGAAGCTGATGATTCTATACTCACGAAATTTGATCCACCATCATCATTCTCAAGCAATAACTCTTACTCCTTATTACATCCCTACCATTATCACCACTTAATGCTGAAAAAACTACAACATCAAGTGGCGCCTACGGCACTAGCAtctaatgatgatgatgtgATATATTCTTATAATGAAGATAATTTTCGATCAATAATGACAACAAAGACTGACTTGAAGGCTTTGAAATACTTCAAATCGATTAATGCTCTGGAATCTACAAATATTGTGCGCTCTTATTCACTTCAATATGGTAAGATCGGCTTATCAATTGATTATAAGAAAAAACCGCATGTTTTCCGCTGCAGATTTGAAAGTGAACAATTTTTGATCGACTTCCCCAATGCAGAAGGAATGGTGGAATGGTATAATGCAATCAATTTAGGAATTGATAATTCTCTTGATTTGAATCGTCGTGAAATGCCAACGCACAGGACTGTTCCCAGACGGAGACGTAgaaaagttcaacaaatgaATCACCCACATTTTTCATCAGCTAGAAATATCGCGTTAGGTTTGGGGTTTGCAACACCTGGTATGTTATCGGATTCTAATTCCTCAAGTGgaaaatcttcaacttcttcaagtgGTAAATCCAAAAAAGAACTAAAAGGCTTATTCAAAGGTAAATCGATTGATAgtattttcaaacttggCAAATGGCAAAAGtttgattcaaaatcaagacctgcttcttcaaacaGTAATAATAACCAGCTGATTACTAGTCATAGGAATATGAATAAAATAGGTTCTGATCACAGCCATGAATCTTCACCAAGTGCACATGTAAACACCGGTTCTTTTAAGGCATTTCCTTCATCAGGTAGATCAAATGCTTCTGGGTCCCCTGAAAGATATAACAGAGAAGGTTTGcctattgatgatgatggctttgaaattgtagaagaatatgatgatgaattcattgatgatgatgaggatgaattTGTTGTCGACGATGGCACTAATGGACGGTCTAATACGCAGGACGACTTAGATAGTTCAATTGAAGATACCGATCAGGAGGATAATGAAGAACTGATcgatgaaaattttgatggAAATATTGGGTTtcttatcaataaatttcAAGAGGGGAAGCCATCCCTTTCTGCTCTTGATACaccttcattttcattgaattcaatcAGCAGCTGTACTGCTTCAGGCATAACTTCTATGAATACAGGTTCATCGAAACAACTTTGCAAATTAAGAACATATCGTGAATATATTGCCAAACCGTCGCCATTATCTGTCAGGGCCCAAACTTATCCGGCACAACGTAAGATAATAAGAGACTCGATACGCTGTATGGTTCCCTTAACTGAAAATGAGAGATGGATTGGTAAATTTCTATTATTAGATTATGATTGGAAATATAAACCTCAGTCGAAGGAAGATGTTGATCATCACTTCCAATCAATTGAAGTCCTAACTCATGTTTCTGATGTTGGTTCCAAGTACAAACATAAATTCCGTAGGCCATTACAAGAATGGATTGTGACTCCGAGTGGATTACTTCCTTACATTAATCCATCGGCATTCCACTAA